The Bacillus sp. F19 DNA segment TACCAACAAAGTTAATGCCTTACTTCTTCTTTAGTTTAATTTTTCTGCAATGTCTTCAGCGAGAAGGCCGCCATGGAAGCGCCCGTTTTCAATGAAGATTTCATTTGCGTTGTTTCCAGCCGCAATGACGCCGGCAATGTAGATGCCCTTTGCGTTTGTTTCCATTGTCTTCTCGGAAAAAGCGGGTCTGCCGGAAGCTTCGTCAATGGCCACACCCATTTTGGTTAAAAATGAATGGTCCGGATGATATCCGGTCATGGCAAACACAAAATCATTTTTTATCGTTTTTTCTTCTTTGCAGTTCACTTCATAGGTAACAGCTTCTTCTGTTATGCGCTTTAAAGTGGAGTTGAATTCCATTTTAATTGTGCCGTTTTTGACAAGGGCCTCAAATTCCGGCAGGATCCATGGTTTTACACTAGGGGAATAGGTTCCTCCCCTGTAAACGACAGTAACACGTGCGCCTGCATGAACAAGCTCGAGCGCTGCATCCACACTTGAATTTTTTCCGCCTACTACAACTACATCTTTATCGAAATAAGGATGGCCTTCTTTAAAATAGTGGAAGACTTTTGGAAGGTCTTCCCCTTCAATGTGCATGTAGTTTGGATGATCGTAATAGCCGGTTGCGGCCACGATAAATTCAGTTCGGTACTCAGCTTTGGACGTCTTGACAATAAAACCTGATCTTTCTCTCAAAACTTCATTTACTTTCTCAAAAGCATTGATTCTTAAGCCAGTCCTCTTCACCACTTCTCTGTAATAAGCAAGCGCCTGAATACGGAATGGCTTCCTGTTTTCAGTAATAAAAGGAATTTTGCCAATTTCAAGTTTTTCACTTGTGCTGAAAAACGTCTGATGAGTCGGGTAGTTATAAATGGAATTTACGATGTTTCCTTTTTCTATAATTAGAGGGTTAATCCCTTTCTCTTTTAAAGCAATGGCTGCAGCTAGCCCGCAAGGACCACCGCCGATAATAATGACAGTCTCTGACTTCAAAGCGTTCACTCCTGAATAAAACTAAAATCGTCCTAAGAAAAAAATCTCCTATCAGTTATGATAGGAGATTTCTTGAATTCATGCAAATATTTGATTTAGATCCAGCCTCTGAAGCGGGATGCTTCTGCCATTTTGCGGACCCCGACCATGTATGCTGCGAGTCGCATATCTACACGGCGTGTTTGCGCTGCTTCATAAATATTATTGAATGATTTAATCATTACTTTTTCAAGCTTTTCATTGACTTCTTCTTCTGACCAATAATAGCCCTGGTTGTTCTGTACCCATTCAAAATAAGAAACTGTTACGCCACCTGCACTTGCCAGTACATCCGGTACAAGCAGAATGCCGCGGTCAGTCAGAATCTGGGTTGCTTCAAGCGTAGTCGGACCATTAGCGGCCTCTACCACGATGCTTGCGCGGATTAAGTGTGCATTCTCTTCTGTGATTTGATTTTCAATCGCAGCAGGTACTAAAATATCACAATCAAGCTCAAGCAGTTCTTTATTTGTAATCGTATCATTAAATAATTTTGTTACCGTTCCGAAGCTGTCGCGGCGGTCAAGCAAGTAGTCAATATCAAGGCCTTCAGGATCATGCAGACCTCCATAAGCATCTGAGATACCAATGATTTTCGCACCAGCATCATGCATGAATTTTGCTAAATAGCTTCCTGCATTCCCAAATCCCTGTACAACAACACGGGCGCCTTTAAGCTCAATCCCTTTTTTCTTGGCAGCTTCATAAATACAAATTGTTACACCCTTTGCAGTTGCTGATTCACGTCCATGTGAACCTCCAAGCACAAGAGGCTTTCCTGTAATGAATCCAGGAGAATTAAATTCATCTATTCTGCTGTACTCATCCATCATCCAAGCCATAATTTGAGAATTCGTGAATACATCCGGAGCAGGAATATCTTTAGTCGGTCCTACTATCTGACTGATTGCTCTTACGTATCCGCGGCTCAGGCGTTCTAATTCACGGAATGACATATCACGAGGATCACATATGATACCGCCTTTTCCTCCGCCGTAAGGCAGATCAACAATACCGCATTTTAAACTCATCCATATTGACAGCGCTTTAACTTCAGTTTCGGTAACACCCGGATGGAAACGTATTCCGCCCTTAGTAGGTCCTACTGCATCATTATGCTGGGCGCGGTAGCCAGTAAAAATTTTGACTGAACCGTCATCCATCCTTACAGGTATTTTTACCGTCATCATTCTAAGCGGTTCTTTTAATAATTCATAAACTTCTTCAGGATATCCTAGTTTCTCTAGGGCTTTATGTATCACCGTTTGTGTTGATTTCAACACATCATGCTTTTCTCGTTTATGATCGGTGCTTTTTTCGGCTACCATTCGAGTAAACCTCCTACTGTCTTTTCAATTGTGTGGAAATGTCCACCTTTCATGACATAGTATACACCTTCAAATGTGTTCTGCAAAGTAGAAAAAGCAGAAATAAAGCAAAAACAAACCCATTTTTGTAAGCGATTGCAATGAAGTGGTTCTAATGGATGAAATTGGATGAAATTCGCTGTTTGAAGTTAGAAAATAGAGAATATTTTTAACCATTTGAGGACTTAATTTTTATCCTCATCAACCCATTTTAAGCGCTTGTTCAAAGTACAGGGCAAATCTGAAATTCAATTAACAAAACCCGCAGTCATCTATCCTGCGGGCAGCATGGCTATTTTGTATTACTCCAATAGTAATGATGAAGTTTTTCAACTGCACCATCAGGCAATAAGCACTTTCCATATTCATGCAGATAATGAATCGAGATCATGGAAGGATTTCCATATTCAGCAATGATTGAGACTAAGGAATCCACTTCGATTGGCTGATGCTCATCTAGCATGAAGTAAAATCTGTTTTGATGGGAGTATACGGCTCCTTCTTTTATTCCTTGCGAGAAAAGTGCATTTGATAACTGGATAATGTCTTCAAATTCATTGAATTCAAAAATAATATCATAGCTTTGATCAAGCTTCACCTGCATCTCGATGTAATCATCTGCATAATCTTCGTCAATCTCTTCTTCCTCATGGTTTTTGGTCACGATAATGACCATGCCCTGAGCTTGAAGAGAGTATACTTCAACAGCAATTGGCCCGCTTGCTTCGAAACCAAGCTCTTCACTTGCTTCATCCATCATTTCTCTAAAAAGCTGATGCACTTTCAATGAATCTTTCCATAAGTCTTCCTTCGTAAGTCCTCTGTCCATTAGATCGTCTATTGTTAAGAATATTTTTATCTTGTTATAGTTCAATCGCTCTAGCCGCATCCCTTACCCTCCTGCCGTCAGAACGCCCTTTTCCTTATCATATGAAATGTAGATGGGATGGTTCGTTGATTTTTAACAAGTTTACACTCTCTTAACCCATTAAGACAAGCAAAAGATTTTGAAGGGCTCTTTTACACAGATAAGCGTTCTTTAAGCCAATTGTCCCACTGGTTTTTCGTATCCCCGACGAATAATGATTCATAATTTTTCAGGTGCTCTCTCGGAGTTTTATTAAATCCGCTGCCTCCAAGGCCAATAATTAAATTCCTGTATTTTTGGGACAGCCCCTCAACCGTTTCAACCGTTTTTACAACGTTCTCCTGGAGGGTACAGGAGTAAAATAAAAACTTCGGATTTACTTCCTCAAGGATAATATCAATGTCCCCATCGGCAATGCTCGTCCCAAGATAAATGACTTCAAATCCTTTTCTTCTTAAATACAGCGTGAATATCAGAAGTCCAAGCTCATGCCATTCCCCTGGTCCGCAAACGGAAACTACTTTCGGGAGCAGTCCGTTCACAGGAAGGGTGTGAAGGATAATCCCGATTCTCGAGCGGAGAAATGAGGAGGCAAAATGCTCATGTGCCGAAGTAATTTTGCCATTTTCCCACATGTCTCCAATTTTCACGAGAAGCGTTCCTAATATATCAATGAGAACCTTGTCAATTGAAAAGAGACTGAAAGCCTTATTTAATAGTTCGTGAGCTTGATTTTCATCAAAAGAAAGCAAGGCAATAAGCAGCTCTTCCGTTAAATCCAGAGCATGGTCGGGGCTGTCAGAACTTGCTGAAACTGCTATTGGCTCTTCTGAAGACAAGTCGCTGTTATCAAGCAAATTGACTGCCTGGCTGATTGTAAAGCCTTTATTTACTTTAGTGATCAGCCACTTTAAAATCCTAATATGTGCTTCTGTATATAAACGGTGACCTGAATCATTCCGAACCGGTGCAATCATATTATAGCGTCTTTCCCAAGCTCTTAATGTTCCTGGTTGGATTCCAAGCATTTTGGAAACTGCCTTAATGTTGTATTTGCCTTCATGATTAGACATATCTAATCCTCCAATAACAAAAATCACTGTATTCAAAGTATATAGGATTAAACAGCGTGTGTAAACTTTGTACAACAAATGAATAATCCCGCTGTTTGCAGCAGTGATAATTTATCATTAGATATGTACACTATAATCTCAGGTGTGCTTTTTTCAAAGAGGTTCTTTGAACCTTTGCCGTTGCGAGCCCATATAAAACTGTAAAAGCTGCTAAAACTAAAGTTTGCCAAAATCCTATTTGAAATAATAGATAAAAATTAATAAAAACACAATAACTAATCGTCGCCTCGAGCACACTGCCTTCGTTTCTTAAAATTTTATACGTTAGACTGAATGCTGATTTTATTAGAATAGAGTGCAAGATGAACCCGATTGTAAATAGGATCATCGAAAAAAAAGATTTTGTCGGGTTCAATATCAGCATCATGATAAATTCTGACATCTGAAATGGAAGCTGTACAGGCACCCATGTACATACAAGATAGGCTGATAAGTACCCAATGATTAGATACGCGGCATGTTTAAACAAAAAAATCCCTCCCCTACACTTTTATATGTAGGGAAAGGAGCTTTATTCGTCTTCATGGATATCGAGGACTCTGAATCCTGACTTTTCAATCCTTTCAATAAACCGCTTGATATTGTCCTTTTTTTCAATTTTCATCACAATTCTTCTGACCATGCTTTCGGTTTCATCAAACGTAACAAGGGAAATGATATCTTCATGAAACTGTTTTGCAAGCTCTGTAAGCCTTGCGATCCTGCCCTCTGTTTCAACTGAGGTGAAGGCAATTCTGACCCCTTTTTTATTCATTCCAAATGCACTCTGAAATTGTTCAAGAACGTCATATCTCGTGACAATACCCAAGTATTCCTTTTCTTCTCCCACTACAGCAATAAGCGGAAAATCTTTTAATCTCAGCAGTGTCTTTTCGAAAATTTCATCACCTTCAAGGAACACATCACGATTGACAGCTATTTCTTCAGCCTTTCTGTTTTTTAAGAACTCCTCTTTCTCAACATTTGACTGAAAAAAATGCTCGTATAGGTTATAGCGTGTAATCATCCCTATATAGGCCGTCCCCTTTAAGACTGGAATCCCATCTATCTTGTGTTTTTTCAGCTTTTCAAGCACCATCAGCAGTGAATCATCCGCGGACGCATGAATTGTTCTTGCTTTAGGAATCATTGTACTTTTAACAAACATCGCATCACCCCATTAACGTTTTAGCATACATTCGCTGTTATTCACTAAAATCCTTTCATGCTCACACAATTACTTGCTTTCAAAATAAAGGTTGATATCAAAATCCTTCTTCATCATGTCATAAATCTCGCCTCTTTTTTTCCAGTGATAAGGCTGCGGCCACAGTTCAGAGCTCTTGCGGATTATTTCCGTTCTTAATCCATGATATTCCTTTTCGTACTTATCTTCTTTTTTCTTATAATAATGGGCTGTTGCATACCCTGCACCAATGGTTAATATGATGAAAAAGTGAAATGCGCTTCCAACTAATTCACCGAGCATATAGCCAATATTGCTGTCGTTTGGAACGACAATGAATTGATAAAAGTAGAGGAAAAAGGCCATCCCTCCTGTAAGTGTAAACATCTGCCATCTAAAACAATTCTTTTTAAATCGCTCATATTTTCTTTTTTTATTCAGCACGCTTTGAAGCATTTGTTTGGTCGCTAAATCGGTAGAATCACTCAGCAGCTGTATTTGTTTTTCCACATGCATCACATCTCCTGGGAAAGGTTTTCTTCATATTCCAGATTATATGATGTTGTCCATCTTGATATGAAAAGCAAGCATAAAAAAAACGCATGCTGTCATTCATGCGTTTACTGTTTGAGCGGTATTTTAAGTACTTGACCTTCATACACACTGTCTCCGCTCAGATTGTTCCATTGCTTAATTAAAGCCTCGCCAGAGCGGTCACTGTAATACTTCACAGAGATTCTGAACAGATTTTCTTCAGGACCCACTGTGTGTTCGATTACTTTGAACTCTTCTTTTGGTTCTGGCTTTGGTTCTGGCTTTGGTTCTGGCTTTGGTTCTGGTTTTGGTTCTGGCTTTGGTTCTGGTTTTGGTTCTGGTTTTGGTTCTGGCTGTGTTTTTACAGGTTCAGGCTCTGCTGAAGTTTGCAGAGGTGCCTCCTCTGTTTTGACAGTTGTTTCAGCTGAGCTTACAGACGCTTGCTCAGCTTCTTCAGATTTTGTTTCAGGTTCTTCTAAGGACTGTTCGTCAGAAGACTGCTCTTCTTCTTCCTCATCATCACCATATTTAATTAAAACATCTTCATAGTCGGAAATATTTTCTCCATTGACGGTTTTACTGCGGTCATCGAAATAAGAAATACTGTAGTAAAACACAATCGGAAGCAGAAAAAAGAATAATGCCAGTAAACTAATAGCGGGATATTTATATTTTGATTTTTTTTTGTCTTTCTTATTATGAATTTCACTTCTGGATGGATAGCTTCCTGTTCTTGATTTGTACTCTTCTATATTATTTTGTCTTGAGGCACGTGTCGAAACTGCTTCTTCTTTTTTACTCATTTTTTTCACCTCCGTTAATGTACTGCAAACGAATTTGAACGGCAAACACCAAATCAATTAAAAAGTGTGCAAAGACTGTCACGAATAAATTTCCTGTCCAGTCATACACAAACCCTAACAGCAAACTGATCAGCATCACCATAATAAACAGCAGCCCTTTTGTTAAATAACGAAAATGCAGAATGGCAAAGATGAAGCTTGCCGTCCAAATGCCAAAATGAGTCTGAATGACACCGCGAAATAAGAGCTCCTCTGTAAAAGAGATTAATAGGCATAGCAAGAAAATGTGCGGCAAAGAACGGTGCCTGAACATTTTTTCATTGATGCCGCCATCATCATACCATTCTTTTGGCATTGTCCGCATAATGATCCAATCGCCTATCAGCACAATAACAGCAGTCAATCCGCCAATCAGCAGCATTTCGGTCAGTTCAGGGCGCCAAATTGCCTTAAAATCAGACAGCCTGTTAAATAACATCATACTTAAAAAGATGGAAATTGTAAGTAGTAAAATTTGAGTAAAATAGAGCTGCTGAAGCAGCTGTCCATCTGTCATTCTTTTAACAAGTTCATTTTGACGCTTAACCATTTTATCACTCGTTCTGGCCAAATATAGCCTTTAATTCTGCCTTCCACTCAAGGAGCTGCAAATGAGTATGCTTCTCTTCCCTTTCTTCGTACCGCAAAAGATCAAGTCCGCACCTGTCACAGCAAATCTCCTGAGTTTGTAAATTCTTTTCCTCAAAGTATTTGAGTATGCCCTGTCTCCTGCATTCTTTTGAAAGCAGCCATTTCATTACGGCATTTAGTTTTCTTTTTTTGAACTTTCGCCTGTCTTCAATTTTTGCCCATATTAGATTTAACGATTGTTGTTCATTTCCAGGCAGAGGATAAGGAATCTTTTCTAAATGATGCATAATAAACCTACCCTGAACTTCATTCACACCAGTCCGTTCAAATGCTTCTTCAGCTTCCGTACCTGCAGAGAGGAGATAAAGGGTCTGATGAAGCTGTTCATATGTTGAAAACTCCGATTCCAGCAGGGACAATGGTATTTCCATATCTCCGCTTCCAATAAGAGATATCGCTGCACTTGGAAGTCCGTCTCTTCCAGCTCTCCCTATTTCCTGAACGTATGATTCCATTTGAGCCGGAAAATGAAAATGGATGACATATCTGACATTTCCTTTATTAACACCCATTCCAAATGCATTTGTACAGCAAACTACTTCTAATTGATCATAAACAAACTGCTGCTGTATAAGGGTTCTCTGCTCTTGTTCCATCCCTGCATGATAGCAGGCTGTTTCATGAACGCCCTCTATTTTTAAAAACTGCTCAAGGTTTTCAGTCCATTTTCTGCTTGAGCAGTATATAATCCCAGGCCCTTTCAGCTTTTTAACCAGCTCAGATACTCTTTTCATTTTATCTTCAAGTGAATGACATTCCTCAATCATAATGGCTATATTGCTGCGATTAACTGATTGAA contains these protein-coding regions:
- a CDS encoding MerR family transcriptional regulator; the encoded protein is MSNHEGKYNIKAVSKMLGIQPGTLRAWERRYNMIAPVRNDSGHRLYTEAHIRILKWLITKVNKGFTISQAVNLLDNSDLSSEEPIAVSASSDSPDHALDLTEELLIALLSFDENQAHELLNKAFSLFSIDKVLIDILGTLLVKIGDMWENGKITSAHEHFASSFLRSRIGIILHTLPVNGLLPKVVSVCGPGEWHELGLLIFTLYLRRKGFEVIYLGTSIADGDIDIILEEVNPKFLFYSCTLQENVVKTVETVEGLSQKYRNLIIGLGGSGFNKTPREHLKNYESLFVGDTKNQWDNWLKERLSV
- a CDS encoding YpbF family protein, with amino-acid sequence MEKQIQLLSDSTDLATKQMLQSVLNKKRKYERFKKNCFRWQMFTLTGGMAFFLYFYQFIVVPNDSNIGYMLGELVGSAFHFFIILTIGAGYATAHYYKKKEDKYEKEYHGLRTEIIRKSSELWPQPYHWKKRGEIYDMMKKDFDINLYFESK
- a CDS encoding genetic competence negative regulator; this translates as MRLERLNYNKIKIFLTIDDLMDRGLTKEDLWKDSLKVHQLFREMMDEASEELGFEASGPIAVEVYSLQAQGMVIIVTKNHEEEEIDEDYADDYIEMQVKLDQSYDIIFEFNEFEDIIQLSNALFSQGIKEGAVYSHQNRFYFMLDEHQPIEVDSLVSIIAEYGNPSMISIHYLHEYGKCLLPDGAVEKLHHYYWSNTK
- a CDS encoding ATP-dependent DNA helicase — its product is MNVQEALKRHFGHDTFRTGQENIIIDILAGNDAIALLPTGGGKSLCYQLPAYILEGAVLIVSPLLSLMEDQIQQIRMRGEKRVIGLNGALSYMERQKALLNLHQYKYIFASPEILQSEAVASALCKINLSLFVVDEAHCISQWGHDFRTDYSKLGELRGKLGQAPCIALTATATPEVLQDIESSLQMTNVKMHIQSVNRSNIAIMIEECHSLEDKMKRVSELVKKLKGPGIIYCSSRKWTENLEQFLKIEGVHETACYHAGMEQEQRTLIQQQFVYDQLEVVCCTNAFGMGVNKGNVRYVIHFHFPAQMESYVQEIGRAGRDGLPSAAISLIGSGDMEIPLSLLESEFSTYEQLHQTLYLLSAGTEAEEAFERTGVNEVQGRFIMHHLEKIPYPLPGNEQQSLNLIWAKIEDRRKFKKRKLNAVMKWLLSKECRRQGILKYFEEKNLQTQEICCDRCGLDLLRYEEREEKHTHLQLLEWKAELKAIFGQNE
- a CDS encoding YpdA family putative bacillithiol disulfide reductase; this encodes MKSETVIIIGGGPCGLAAAIALKEKGINPLIIEKGNIVNSIYNYPTHQTFFSTSEKLEIGKIPFITENRKPFRIQALAYYREVVKRTGLRINAFEKVNEVLRERSGFIVKTSKAEYRTEFIVAATGYYDHPNYMHIEGEDLPKVFHYFKEGHPYFDKDVVVVGGKNSSVDAALELVHAGARVTVVYRGGTYSPSVKPWILPEFEALVKNGTIKMEFNSTLKRITEEAVTYEVNCKEEKTIKNDFVFAMTGYHPDHSFLTKMGVAIDEASGRPAFSEKTMETNAKGIYIAGVIAAGNNANEIFIENGRFHGGLLAEDIAEKLN
- a CDS encoding LysM peptidoglycan-binding domain-containing protein — translated: MSKKEEAVSTRASRQNNIEEYKSRTGSYPSRSEIHNKKDKKKSKYKYPAISLLALFFFLLPIVFYYSISYFDDRSKTVNGENISDYEDVLIKYGDDEEEEEQSSDEQSLEEPETKSEEAEQASVSSAETTVKTEEAPLQTSAEPEPVKTQPEPKPEPKPEPKPEPKPEPKPEPKPEPKPEPKEEFKVIEHTVGPEENLFRISVKYYSDRSGEALIKQWNNLSGDSVYEGQVLKIPLKQ
- a CDS encoding CPBP family intramembrane metalloprotease — protein: MVKRQNELVKRMTDGQLLQQLYFTQILLLTISIFLSMMLFNRLSDFKAIWRPELTEMLLIGGLTAVIVLIGDWIIMRTMPKEWYDDGGINEKMFRHRSLPHIFLLCLLISFTEELLFRGVIQTHFGIWTASFIFAILHFRYLTKGLLFIMVMLISLLLGFVYDWTGNLFVTVFAHFLIDLVFAVQIRLQYINGGEKNE
- a CDS encoding CBS domain-containing protein; the encoded protein is MFVKSTMIPKARTIHASADDSLLMVLEKLKKHKIDGIPVLKGTAYIGMITRYNLYEHFFQSNVEKEEFLKNRKAEEIAVNRDVFLEGDEIFEKTLLRLKDFPLIAVVGEEKEYLGIVTRYDVLEQFQSAFGMNKKGVRIAFTSVETEGRIARLTELAKQFHEDIISLVTFDETESMVRRIVMKIEKKDNIKRFIERIEKSGFRVLDIHEDE
- a CDS encoding Glu/Leu/Phe/Val dehydrogenase, translating into MVAEKSTDHKREKHDVLKSTQTVIHKALEKLGYPEEVYELLKEPLRMMTVKIPVRMDDGSVKIFTGYRAQHNDAVGPTKGGIRFHPGVTETEVKALSIWMSLKCGIVDLPYGGGKGGIICDPRDMSFRELERLSRGYVRAISQIVGPTKDIPAPDVFTNSQIMAWMMDEYSRIDEFNSPGFITGKPLVLGGSHGRESATAKGVTICIYEAAKKKGIELKGARVVVQGFGNAGSYLAKFMHDAGAKIIGISDAYGGLHDPEGLDIDYLLDRRDSFGTVTKLFNDTITNKELLELDCDILVPAAIENQITEENAHLIRASIVVEAANGPTTLEATQILTDRGILLVPDVLASAGGVTVSYFEWVQNNQGYYWSEEEVNEKLEKVMIKSFNNIYEAAQTRRVDMRLAAYMVGVRKMAEASRFRGWI